The nucleotide sequence GGCGGGCCGCTCCTGGACGCCGGCGGCCGGGTGGCCGGGGTGGTGCGGGCGCGCCGCGACGGCGCGGCGGTGCGGGCCAGGGTGGGCGAGGGGCTGGCCGACGTGGGCTTTGCCGTGCCCCTGGCCTCGCTCAAGGCCTTTTTGTCCCGGGGGCAGGTTCCTTTTGTCTCGGCTCCCAGTTCCGGGGAACGCAACGTCATCGATGTGGAGCGCGATCTTGCCGGAGCGGTGCTGCCCCTTTTCTGCCGGCCCGGCCGGTAGCTGCGTCTTTGCGCTTTGGCCCGCACGGGCCGTTCTCCCGCCTTCTCACGATTCCAAACGGCCGCGAGCTTCTCGGCTTTTCCCGGCACGTCCTCGTAACCACCGGCGCTCATGCGGCGACAATGAAAAAGGCCGGGACCTTGCGGTCCCGGCCTCCGCGCCGGAAGAATCGAGGAGACGAACTAGAACTTGTAGGTCAGACCGAAAGCCACCTTCCAGGCATCGCCGGAACGGGACTTTTCAGCAAGGCGACGACCCCAGACGCTTTCCTGGAAGTCGCCGTGAGCCCAGCCGGTTTCCATGACGGCGGCCAGGTTCTCGTAGATCATGTACTTGTTGTCGAAGTTCACGGACAACAACTGCTCGTTCTGGGTCAGGTCGCGACCCATGGTGAAGTACGGGTTGGAGCCGATCAGGTTGTTGAGGTTACGCAGGGCAGCCGGGGAGTTGGTGCCACGGACGTAGTTGAAGGTCAGGCGATGGGTCAGCTTTTCGATGAACGTGATGTTGTTCAGCGTGGCGCCAATGCCCCAGTTGCCGACCGGAGACACGCCCATGTTGCCTTCCTTGGCCAGATCCTGCGAGTTATCGAACAGGAAGCTGTTGCCCGGACCCCAGTTGGGGCGGACCATCGGCATACGCTCGGAACCGTTGCGGGTGGAGCCGTCTTCACCGGTGGACCACCAGCCGTACAGCTGCGGGGTAAGGATGTCCCAGCCGGTGTACTCGACGCCGAGGTCAACAAACCAGCCCTGACGCTTGCTCTTCTTGCGGTCGGACTGAGCGCCGGCGCCGTAGATCACGTCAGCGTAGAACTTCACGGGATCAAGAGCGGTCACTTCGAAAGCGCCGCCAGCCCACCAGAAGGCGTTCTGGTCGTTCTTCCACAGAGCGGGGGACACGAAGGTGCCGCCGGAGACCAGGTTCTGGGCGAAGCCAGTGGTCCAGTAGTTGGCGGCGTCGCCGGCGACGGCGACAGCGCCCCACGGGGTGGCCTTGAAGCCATCAAGGGTGATGGGCAGGGCCAGGAAGTACATGTCCAGTTCGTCGGCGACCTGAGTGGTGGTGGTGTCGTAGGTCCGGTTGGTGTCGATGAGACGACCGAAGCCGGCGAGCACGCTCAGGGTCTTGTCGATGAGCGGGGCGCTCACGGTCAGCGCGGCGATGCGGTCGCCGCCGAAGACCGGGGAGGCATAGAACATCTTGGACTGGGGCAGGTCGACGTCCTGGAGACCGGCGGTCACTTCGACATCCTGGCAACCGGGCACCTTGAACTGCAGGAAGGCCTGGTAGACGTCGATGGAGACTTCGGGGTTGGCAGCGGTGAAGGTGCCCTTGCCCCAGGTGTTCTCAACGCGGA is from Solidesulfovibrio magneticus RS-1 and encodes:
- a CDS encoding outer membrane homotrimeric porin, producing MKRFAALALVAAFVLGAFASAQAATEVKMTGDARIYGVFFANHNFTGWNTSSWTSATSPTTWKKAGTQTEDRFQIWERFRLRSDFVANEAVKFRLGIRVENTWGKGTFTAANPEVSIDVYQAFLQFKVPGCQDVEVTAGLQDVDLPQSKMFYASPVFGGDRIAALTVSAPLIDKTLSVLAGFGRLIDTNRTYDTTTTQVADELDMYFLALPITLDGFKATPWGAVAVAGDAANYWTTGFAQNLVSGGTFVSPALWKNDQNAFWWAGGAFEVTALDPVKFYADVIYGAGAQSDRKKSKRQGWFVDLGVEYTGWDILTPQLYGWWSTGEDGSTRNGSERMPMVRPNWGPGNSFLFDNSQDLAKEGNMGVSPVGNWGIGATLNNITFIEKLTHRLTFNYVRGTNSPAALRNLNNLIGSNPYFTMGRDLTQNEQLLSVNFDNKYMIYENLAAVMETGWAHGDFQESVWGRRLAEKSRSGDAWKVAFGLTYKF